The following proteins are co-located in the Plasmodium vinckei vinckei genome assembly, chromosome: PVVCY_11 genome:
- a CDS encoding splicing factor 3A subunit 2, putative, with product MDFQNRVGHKTGSGMPQTREDINQERKERLKQLALENIDITKDPYILKNNVGMFECKLCLTLHNNESSYLCHTQGKKHQINLAQRLLKEKNELMTNKSSKPPPEQKKIVKIGKPGYDVTRVRNKKNQLGILFELSFPNIKENTKPKFRFMSSFEQKIEPVDKKFQYLLFAAEPYETIAFKIPNLDIDENDDFYYKWFEKKKIFVMQIHFLRHPGYTPIRNNPNILPTHMQW from the coding sequence ATGGATTTTCAAAATCGTGTGGGGCATAAAACAGGTAGTGGCATGCCACAAACCAGAGAAGATATAAATCaagaaagaaaagaaaGATTAAAGCAATTAGCTTTAgaaaatattgatataaCTAAAGATCCttatatattgaaaaataatgttgGTATGTTTGAATGTAAATTATGCTTAACTTTGcataataatgaaagtTCATATTTGTGCCATACACAAGGAAAAAAACATCAAATTAATTTAGCACAAAGATTGctaaaggaaaaaaatgaattaatgACTAATAAATCAAGTAAACCACCACctgaacaaaaaaaaattgtaaaaattggAAAACCTGGATATGATGTTACAAGAGTtcgaaataaaaaaaatcaacttggaatattatttgaattatcttttccaaatataaaagaaaatactAAACCCAAATTTCGATTTATGTCATCTTTTGAGCAAAAAATTGAACCCGTCgataaaaaatttcaatATCTATTATTTGCTGCAGAACCTTATGAAACTATTGCCTTTAAAATACCAAATCTTGATatagatgaaaatgatgatttttattataaatggtttgaaaaaaaaaaaatttttgttatgcaaattcattttctaaGGCATCCTGGTTATACCCCTATTCGAAACAACCCTAACATTTTACCAACTCATATGCAATGGTAA